CCGACCCGCCGCCAGAACCGCACAGCCCTCCCGTTGTTCTCCTGAAACGCGACCTCCCACTCTCCCGGATGCCGCGCCATCACCTCCCGCACGGCCCACAGCCCGACCCCGGCACGCCGCACACCCCGCACGACGAAAAAGCTGTTGAGCACGCGGGTGGGCCGGCTGAGCCCCCGCACGAAGACGAACCCGACGGGCCGGTCACTGAGGCTGATGAGATACGGCGCCCAGTCGACCGAATCGGAGAAGGCCGCCTCCAACCGCTCACTGCGGAAGGCCCCGTCGGGGTTGGGCACTCCCCCGACGAACTCTGACATGTCGTGCTTGAACATGAGCCAGAGACGCTCGATGGCGGGGCGGTCGGTGGGGGTCGCCGTTCGGAGATTCAGATCAGCGGTCATGTCTGAGCTTTACACGGCGAGCGTGACTGTCCGATAAGCGGTTCGTTACTCCGTACGACGTCGCGAACGTGTGGCCGAGAACGGAGGGGGCGATGGACGTGCAGAACTCATACAGCGAGGAACAACTCACATCAGCCGTAGCCGAGGCTCGCAACTGGACCGATCTCATGCGGAGGCTCGGACTGAGGACGAGTGGAGGACAGCGGCGGGTGCTGCAGGGGAAGGTTGCGGAGCACGGGCTCGACACCAGCCACTTCGTCAAGCGCAGCCCTTGGCGCAAGTACCCGGATGCCGCTATCGCCGAAGCTGCCGCCACGTCGTCCTCACTGCGCGAAGTGGCATGGAAGCTGGGGGCCACTCCGGCCACCGGCACCCTGTCTCACATTCGCCGCCGCATTCATGCCGCCGACATCGACATCAGCCACTTCCCGGGCATCAACCGACCCGATTTGGAACTGCCCTTCACCACTGAAGAACTCAGGGTGGCAGCAGCAGCGGCTACCAGCGTGCGCGGCGTTGCTCGCGCCCTCGGTGTACCGGACGACAGCCGGTCTCGTGCGACTCTGCACCGCATGATGCGCGCCCGGAGCATCAGCACGGAACACTTCTCACACCGACGTGTACCGATTCCCGAGGACAGACTCCGTGACCTCGTCCAGAACTCCACCAGTTACGCCGACGTGATGCGCGACCTCGGCCTGGACGTCAACGACACGAATCACCGACGGGTCCGGCGAGCGGCGGCTCGACTGGGCCTCGACACGAGCCACTTCACACGCCGGGCATGGGGGCGAGCGGACCGTCCGGCGCCTGCACCCACCGCCCACCGGGTACTCGTTGTACTCCCTGATCACGCCGGGCGAACCAACAGGATTCAGCTCCACCGTGCACTGACGGAGATCGGGGTGCCCTACGCATGTGAAACCTGCGGCAACACGGGCCAGTGGCTAGGGCAGCCGATCACCTTGCAGATCGATCACGTCAACGGCGAGTGGCGCGACAACCGTCGCGAGAATCTGCGATACCTCTGCCCCAACTGCCACGCTCTGACGGAGACGTGGTGCCGACAGAAAGAGAGAAGGCCGCTCGCGGGATAGCTGCGGGTCCCCGTACACTTGCAGGCGCGCGTCATCCTCCACGACGGGCGACCAGCGGCCTTGGCGGAACGGCAGACGCCTCGCGTTTAGGGCGCGATGGGAGCAATCCCGTGAGGGTTCGAATCCCTCAGGCCGCACACACCTTCACTTGCAAGGTCCGGCTTGCGACTTACGCAATCCGGACCTTGCCGGGAAGCACTCCTCAGCCCAGCAGTTCCCGCACCACCGGCACCAGCGCCCGAAACGCCTTCCCCCGGTGGCTGATCGCGTTCTTCTCGTCCGGCGACAGTTCGGCGCAGGTCCGGGTCTCGCCCTCCGGCTGGAGGATCGGGTCGTAGCCGAAGCCGTTCGTGCCGGTGGGTGTGTGGCGCAGGACGCCCTTGAGTTGGCCCTCCACCACCCTCTCCGTGCCGTCCGGCAACGCCAACGCCGCCGCGCAGGCGAAGTGGGCGCCGCGATGTTCGTCGGCGATGTCCGACAGTTGGGCCAACAGCAGTGTCAGGTTGGCCTTGTCGTCTCCGTGCGTGCCCGACCAGCGGGCCGAGAAGATGCCCGGGGCGCCGTTGAGGACGTCGACGCACAGGCCCGAGTCGTCGGCCACAGCGGGCAACCCCGTTGCCTGGGCCAGGGCGTGGGCCTTCAGGAGCGCGTTCTCCGCGAAGGTGACGCCGGTTTCCTTGACGTCGGGGATCTCGGGGTACGCGTCCGCGCCGACGAGGTCGAAGGGCAGACCTGCGTCGGCGAGGATCGCGTGGAGTTCGGTGATTTTGCCGGCGTTGCGGGTGGCGAGGATCAGGCGGGTCATGCCACCAGTATTCCGGGCCCGGCGCCCTGGTTCTTACGGTGTGCAGACCTTCGTCAACTCGCCGGCCGCGTCGGTGATGGGGCTCAGGTCCGGCGTCTCGTCGCCGTTCTTGACCGCCGTACGGACGTTGGTGACGGCCTCGCTGAGGTTGTCGACCGCCTGGTTGACGTCGGTGTTGTCGGTCTTGTCGCCGATCTCGTCGAGGTTCTGGTCGATGGAGGTGAGGGCCTCGTCGATCTGGGTCGGGTCGTTCGACGCGTTCTCCACGGCCTGCTGGAGGTCGGTGACGCTGTCGGCGACCGCCTCGGCGGTCTGGACGCAGTCCAGTGCCTTGCTGACGGCGTCGCAGCCGGTGGTGAGGCCGACCGTGAGTCCTACGGCGGCCACCGCGGCGGCGATGGTGATATGGCGACTACGGCGGCGTCGGCTCGCGGCCATGGATCTGTTCCTCCTTGTGGCAGGCCTCAGGAGGCCCCCGTTGACTGGCCGGGCGCCCTTTGTGCACAGCGGGCGCCCGTACTCCCGAAGACGCCGGGGCGGCCGGTCGGGTTGCGCGCGCCGGCCACCGTTCTTGGCGGTCCCTTTACCTTTCGAGGACCGTATCAAGCGCCTTGCTCTGCAGGACAGCGAGTTCCGAGCAGCCCGACACCGCGAGGTCGAGGAGGGAGTTGAGCTCGTCGCGGGCGAAGGGCTCGGCCTCGGCGGTGCCCTGGACCTCGACGAAGCGGCCGTCGCCGGTGCAGACGACGTTCATGTCGGTGTCGGCGCGCACGTCCTCCTCGTAGCAGAGGTCGAGGAGGGGTACTCCGCCGACGATGCCGACGGAGACGGCGCTCACGGTTCCCGTCAGCGGCTGGCGGCCGGCCTTGATCAGCTTCTTGCCCTGGGCCCAGGCGACGGCGTCGGCCAGAGCGACGTAGGCGCCGGTGATGGCTGCCGTGCGGGTGCCGCCGTCGGCCTGGAGGACGTCGCAGTCGAGGACGATGGTGTTCTCGCCGAGTGCCTTGTAGTCGATGACCGCGCGCAGGGAGCGGCCGATGAGGCGGCTGATCTCGTGTGTACGGCCGCCGATCTTGCCGCGGACGGACTCGCGGTCGCCGCGGGTGTTGGTGGCGCGGGGGAGCATGGAGTACTCGGCGGTGACCCAGCCCTCGCCGCTGCCCTTGCGCCAGCGGGGGACGCCTTCACTGAAGGTGGCGGTGCAGAAGACCTTCGTGTCGCCGAAGGAGACGAGGACGGAGCCCTCGGCGTGCTTGCTCCAGCCGCGTTCGATGGTGATCGGGCGGAGTTGTTCGGGGGTGCGGCCGTCGATTCGAGACATGGCGTTGAGCCTAGCCGGAGACGGGGATGCGGAAGGGACCCCTCCTGGGATGGGAGGGGCCCCTTGGGCCGGGACGATCTCCGGCCTCACATCATGTCTTCGATCTCCGCGGCGATCGGGTCGGCGTCGGTGCCGATGACGACCTGGATGGCGGTGCCCATCTTGACGACGCCGTGGGCGCCGGCGGCCTTGAGGGCGGCTTCGTCGACCTTGCCGGGGTCGACGACCTCGGTGCGGAGGCGGGTGATGCAGCCTTCGATCTCTTCGATGTTGTCGATACCGCCGAGTCCGGCGACGATCTTCTCTGCCTTGGTGGCCATGTCGGTCTCCTCACGCACAGTGGACCCAATCGTCCGTGACTGGTCTACACCACCTGGTGGGTGGTCGCCAACCCAGGAGCGGCGTCGGAGGCAGTCCTCCGGTTGCGGAATTGACGGGTTCCTTATAACGCCCTCATCGTGTACAACAGGTCTACACCACTGAGTGGTGTAGACCACCACCCGATGGAGGAGTGTTATGAGCACCGCCACCGCGCCCTCGGCGGCCCCCGCGAAGAAGTGGGGATCAGGCCTTTTCCAGGGCCTGCAGAAGGTCGGCCGCAGCCTGCAGCTGCCGATCGCCGTGCTGCCTGCGGCAGGTATCCTGCTGCGTCTCGGTCAGCCCGACGTATTCGGAAAGGACGGCCTCGGCTGGAACAAGGTCGCGGCCGTGTTCATGACCGCCGGCGACGCCGTCTTCTCCAACCTGCCGCTGCTGTTCTGCGTCGGTATCGCCATCGGCTTCGCCAAGAAGTCCGACGGCTCGACGGCGCTGGCGGCGCTGGTGGGCTTCCTCGTCTACAAGAACGTGCTGACCGCGTTCCCGATCGCCGACGCCAAGATCACCAAGGGTGCGGATGTCGCGGCCACCTACAACGACCCCAAGGTCCTCGGTGGCATCATCATGGGCCTCATAGCCGCCGTCACCTGGCAGCGCTTCCACCGCACCAAGCTCCCCGACTGGCTGGGCTTCTTCAACGGCCGCCGCCTGGTGCCGATCCTGATGGCGTTCATCGGCACCGCCGTCGGCGTCTTCTTCGGTCTGGTCTGGGAGCCCATCGGTGAGGTGATCACCAACTTCGGCGAGTGGATGACCGGTCTCGGAGCCGTCGGCGCGGCGATCTTCGGTGCCATCAACCGCGCGTTGCTCCCGGTCGGCATGCACCAGTTCGTCAACACGGTGGCCTGGCAGGAGATCGGCACCTTCAAGGACTCCTCCGGAGCCGTCTGGCACGGCGACCTGCCCCGCTTCTTCCACGGCGACCCGACCGCCGGCCAGTTCATGACCGGCTTCTTCCCGATCATGATGTTCGCGCTCCCGGCCGCCGCCCTGGCGATCACGCACACCGCCCGCCCCGAGCGTCGCAAGGCCGTCGGCGGCATGATGATGTCGCTTGCGCTGACCTCGTTCGTCACCGGCATCACCGAGCCGATCGAGTTCTCCTTCATGTTCATCGCACCCGTGCTGTACGTCATCCACGCGGTCCTGACCGCCGTGTCCATGGCCGTCACCTGGGCGCTGGGCGTGCACCACGGCTTCAGCTTCTCGGCCGGCGCGATCGACTACTTCCTCAACTGGAACCTGGCCACCAAGCCCTGGCTGATCATCCCCATCGGCCTGGTGTTCGCGGCGATCTACTACTCGGTCTTCCGCTTCGCCATCATCAAGTGGAACCTCCCCACCCCCGGCCGCGAGCCCGAGGAGGAGGTCGAGGACCTCACGAAGGCCTGACCACCGGCTGGAGCATGACGAAGGCCCCCGGAGTCCTGAACCTCTCCGGGGGCCTTCGTCATGCCGTAGGGGCTAGATGTCGTACGCCAGTCTCGGCGCCGCCAGTTCCACCGGGCCGTCGAAGACCGCGCGTGCGTCGGCGAGGTTGACCTGGGGGTCGGTCCACGGGGGGATGTGGGTGAGGACCAGGCGGCGGACTCCTGCGCGGGCCGCCGTCTCACCCGCCTCGCGGCCGTTGAGGTGCAGGTCGGGGATGTCTTCCTTGCCGTGCGTGAAGGCGGCCTCGCACAGGAACAGGTCGGTGTCGCGGGCGAGTTCGGTCAGGGCGGGGCTCAGACCGGTGTCGCCGGAGTACGTCAGGGACTTCCCGCCGTGCTCGACGCGGATGCCGTACGCCTCCACCGGGTGCGCCACTCGCTCCGTGTGGACCGTGAACGGGCCGATGTCGAAGGTGGACGGCTTGACCGTGTGGAAGTCGAAGACCTCGCTCATGGAGGAGGCGGTGGGGGTGTCGGCGTAGGCCGTGGTGAGGCGGTGTTCGGTGCCCTCGGGGCCGTAGACCGGGATGGGGTCGCAGCGGCCGCCGTCGTGGCGGTAGTAGCGTGCGACGAAGTACGCACACATGTCGATGCAGTGGTCGGCGTGCAGGTGGCTGAGGAAGATCGCGTCGAGGTCGTAGAGACCGCAGTGGCGCTGCAGCTCGCCAAGGGCACCGTTGCCCATGTCGAGAAGCAGCCGGAAGCCGTCGGCCTCGACGAGGTAGCTCGAGCAGGCCGATTCCGCGGACGGGAACGACCCCGAGCAGCCGACGACGGTGAGCTTCATAAAACAGAAACCTCCGCTGGCGGGAACTTTTCTGGGATGGAGACGGGGGTCGTGCGGTCCGTCGAGCGTAAGGCGCAAAACCTCCGGTCGCTCCTCCGCCAAGGGCTGTTGTGGGCGAACTCACCTGTGGTGTCACCGGTTCGGCTGGACCGAGGGCGTGCGGGGAGTGTGACCGCGCTTACGGCTTGCACAGAGGGCGCGCGGGCCTGATCGCGCGCCGGTAACGTCGTCCTCATGGACACGTCCTGGTGGCTCGCGCTCGCGGCGGTGGTACTGCTCGCGCTGGTCGCCACGCTCGTGGACGGCTGGGGCCGGGGGCGCAGGCCGAAGGGGCGCGCGGACCGGGTCGGCCGTCCCTCCGGACGAACCGTGGTCCGGCCGCGGCCCGCGGAGATCTGGTGGGCGAACGTGCCGTACGAGGACGGGCCCGGGGGCAAGGACCGGCCCTGTCTGGTGCTCGCGGTGCACGGGAAGCGGGTGACCGTCGCGAAGATCACCAGCAAGTACCACGACGAGCGGTCCGGGGTGATCCCGCTGCCGCCGGGTGCCGTCGGGGACACGCAGGGGCGCGCGAGTTTCCTGGAGACCGATGAGCTGCGGGCGGTGCCGGTGGGGGCCTTCCGGCGGAAGGTGGGGGTGGTGGACCCGGTCCTCTGGGACCAGGTCCGTCACCTGGCGACGTAGAACGTCACGCCCAGAGCTGACCCTGCAGGGTCTCGATCGCTTCCTCCGTCGTGGCCGCCGTGTAGACGCCCGTCGAGAGGTACTTCCAGCCGCCGTCGGCCACGACGAAGACGATGTCCGCGCTCTCGCCGGCCTTCACGGCCTTGGTGCCGACGCCGATCGCCGCGTGCAGGGCGGCGCCCGTGGAGACGCCCGCGAAGATGCCCTCCTGCTGGAGGAGCTCGCGGGTGCGGGTGACCGCGTCGGCGGAGCCGACCGAGAAGCGGGTGGTGAGGACGGAGGCGTCGTACAGCTCGGGTACGAAGCCCTCGTCGAGGTTGCGCAGGCCGTAGACGAGGTCGTCGTAGCGCGGTTCGGCTGCGACGATCTTCACGTCCGGCCTGTGCTCGCGCAGGTAGCGGCCGACGCCCATCAGGGTGCCGGTGGTGCCGAGGCCCGCGACGAAGTGGGTGACCGAGGGGAGGTCGGCGAGGATCTCCGGGCCGGTGGTCGCGTAGTGGGCGCCCGCGTTGTCGGGGTTGCCGTACTGATAGAGCATCACCCAGTCGGGGTGCTCGGCGGACAGCTCCTTGGCGACCCGTACGGCAGTGTTGGAGCCGCCCGCGGCGGGGGACGAGATGATCTCGGCGCCCCACATGGCGAGCAGGTCCCGGCGCTCCTGTGAGGTGTTCTCGGGCATCACGCACACGATCCGGTAGCCCTTGAGCTTGGCGGCCATCGCGAGGGAGATGCCGGTGTTGCCGGAGGTGGGTTCGAGGATGGTGCAGCCGGGCGTGAGGCGGCCGTCCTTCTCCGCCTGCTCGATCATGTGCAGGGCCGGGCGGTCCTTGACCGAGCCGGTCGGGTTGCGGTCCTCGAGCTTCGCCCAGATGCGGACGTCGGCGGACGGCGAGAGCCGCGGCAGGCGCACCAGAGGGGTGTTGCCCACCGCGGCCAGCGGGGAGTCGTAACGCATCGACGATCAGGCCATGCCGCCGGCCACGGCCGGCAGGATCGTGACGTTGTCGCCGTCGGTGAGCTTGGTGTTGATGCCGTCGAGGAAGCGGACGTCCTCGTCGTTCAGGTAGACGTTGACGAAGCGGCGCAGCTCCCCGCCGTCCACGATCCGGGCCTGGACGCCCGCATGCCGGGTCTCGAGGTCGGCGAAGAGCTCGGCGAGGGTGTTCCCGTTGCCCTCCACCGCCTTCTGGCCGTCGGTGTAGGTGCGGAGGATGGTCGGGATGCGGACCTCGATGGCCATGGCTCAGGGCTCCTGTCGGATGGTGTCGGGTCGGTGGGCGCGCGGCAGCGCTGGTACAGCAGGTCGTGCGTGTGTGGAGCTCCCCCACGCTCGGCTTCGCTCGCGCGGGTGGTGCCCCCACCGCCCCACGGCCGTACGGCGGCAGAGGCAGCGTCAACAGATGGCGCTGGCGAGCCTGCACAGGTCGACGTGCAGCCGCGCCACGAGCAGGCTGCCCGGCGTCTTCTCGCTCACGTCGTAAGAAACCATGGGGTCATCGTATCGATTCCCGGTCCGGATCCCGGAGTGTGATCCCACCATGTGGACGAAATGGGGCCGCTGGCTGAGATACGGCAGCTCAGGCGGACTGCCTGCGGACCAGTCCGGTCGGTACGACCACCGAGGACGGCCTCGCGTACGACCCTGCGGGTCACTACACCTGGTACGCCGCGACGATCTCCACCTCCTCCTCGGTGACCTCGCCGTCGACGATCCGGTAGGAGCGGAACTGGAAGTCGCCGAGGCCGTCGGTGTCCGCCGTCGAGACCAGGACGTAGTGGGCGCCGGGTTCGTTGGCGTAGGAGATGTCCGTGCGGGACGGGTAGGCCTCGGTCGCGGTGTGGGAGTGGTAGATGACCACCGGCTCCTCGTCGCGGTCGTCCATCTCGCGGTAGAGCTTGAGCAGGTCGCCGGAGTCGAACTCGTAGAACGTGGGTGACATGGCCGCGTTCAGCATCGGGATGAACCGCTCGGGCCGGTCCGATCCGGCCGGCCCCGCGACGACTCCGCACGCCTCGTCGGGGTGGTCCTTGCGCGCGTGCGCGACGATCTGGTCGACGAGGGCCTGGGTGATGGTCAGCATGTCGGAAAGGATAAGCAGTGGGCCGCTCCGTACCGAGGATCGGTACGGAGCGGCCCACATGCCGGACGTGTGCGGGGCTTCCTAGCCCGCGGTCTTCTCGAACTCCGGCTCGCGCCGGTCCGCGATCTCCGGGTTGCGGGTCTTCAGTACGGCCCAGCCGATCCCCAGCGCGGCGGCCCATCCGGCCATCACGTACAGGCAGACGCGGGAGTCGGCGTCGTACGCGATCAGGCAGGTCACGAAGAGCAGGAACACGATGGCGATCCAGCTGCCGACCGAGCCGCCCGGTGCCGGGAAGGAGGAGGCGGGCAGCCGGCCGGCCACGACCTCGCGGCGGTAGCGCACATGGCTGACCAGGATCATCAGCCACGTCCAGATGCCCGCCGCGGTCGCGACCGAGACGACGTATCCGAAGGCCTTCTCCGGCACGACGTAGTTCAGCACCACGCCGATGCCCATGAAGAGCACGGAGACCGTGATGGCCAGGGCCGGCGTCCGCGTCGCGGAGAGCTTGTTGAAGGCCTGCGGTGCCTCGCCGCTGTCGGCCAGGGTGCGCAGCATGCGGCCCGTGGAGTACATGCCGGAGTTGCAGGAGGACAGCGCCGCGGTGAGGACGACGAAGTTCACGATGCCGGCGCCCGCGGGGATGCCGATCACGGCGAAGGCCTTGACGAAGGGGCTGACGCCGGCCGCGAACTCGGTCCACTTCACGACGCACAGGATGACGGTGAGGGCACCGACGTAGAAGAGACCGATGCGCCAGGGCAGGGTGTTGATCGCCTTGGGGAGGGTCTTCTCGGGGTTCTCGGACTCACCGGCGGTCACCCCGACCAGTTCGACGGCGAGGTAGGCGAACATCACGCCTTGCAGGGTCATCAGGGACGAGCCGATGCCCTTGGGGAAGAAGCCGTCGAAGGCCCAGAGGTTGGAGACCGCGGCGGTGTCGCCGGCCGCGCTGAAGCCGAAGGTGAGGACACCGAGGCCGATCACGATCATGCCGATGAGGGCGGTGACCTTGATCATCGAGAACCAGAACTCGATCTCGCCGAAAAGCTTCACCGAGATCAGGTTCGCGACGAACAGGACGACCAGGAAGACCAGGGCCGTCGTCCACTGGGGGATGGCCGGGAACCAGTAGTTGACGTAGATCGCGGCGGCGGTGAGTTCCGCCATACCGGTGACGACCCACAGCAGCCAGTAGGTCCAGCCGGTGAAGTAGCCGAAGAACGGGCCGAGGAATTCGCGGGAGTACTCGGCGAAGGAACCGGAGACCGGGCGGTAGAGCAGCAGCTCGCCGAGTGCCCGCATGATGAAGAAGATGATCACGCCGGCGACGGCGTACATCAGGATGAGGCTCGGACCGGCCTTGGCGATGTTCGCCCCGGCGTTGAGGAAGAGGCCGACGCCGATGGCGCCGCCGATCGCGATCATCTGGACCTGACGGCTGCCGAGTCCGCGCTCGTACCCCTCTTCCGACTCCTTCGGGGCCTTTTCCGAGCCTGGGCCCGTGCCGGTGTCGACCTGAGCGGAGGTCATATGTGGTGCGCCTTTCTCCATACCGAACCGGGCCTCTCGTCGGCCTCGGATCGGGTTTCGATCCCCCCGGATTGATGGAGTGGTGCCTGGCCGACGGTCGTCGGCTCGGTGGCGCACCCGGACGAACATACGGGTGGTGTTCGCCGGGCGGTCGTGAAGATTTATCACGGCCGCGACGTTGATCACCTGCGCGACATATGGCACAGGTCACAGGAAGAAGGGGACAAACGGCGCCCGGGACACGCGAAAGCCGTCAGCGCGGTGACGTGATCGTTATCCGGATTTGAGCGTCCTCTGAGCGAACACATCGCCCTCAAGGACGGGCACGAAACCGTCACATCTCACGGCATAAGGGTGGTCACGAGGGTCTCCTGGAGACCGCCCAGCCACAGATACGCCATCACCATCGGCTTGCGGGGGTCCTCGTCCGGCAGCCGGTAGAGGAGGTCGGTGTCCTCCTCGTCGGTGATGTCGAGGCGGGAGCCGATCGCGAGCCGCAGGTCGTTGAGGGCGCCGAGCCACTGCTGGGACTCACCGGTCGACAGCTTGAGGACCGCCCCGCCCTCGCCCGCGGAGTTCAGCGCGTCCAGGGAGCGGACCACCGCGAGGGCGTTCTCGCGCTTGCCGGTCCGCAGGTCGTTCTCGGTGTAGCGGCGGAACTCCGAGGAGTACGCCCGCTGCTCCTCGGCCTCCTTGGCCTGGGGGTTGCCCTCGGGGTCGCTGTAGGCGTCCGGGAACAGGCGCCTGAGCACCGGGTCGGACGGCGGCTCACTCGGGCCGTCCGCGAACAGCTCGGCGAGGGGGTCGTCGGGGGCGTCCTCGGCGGGGCCCGGGCCGATGAGTTCCAGGAGCTGGACGGCCAGCGACCGGATGATGGAGATCTCGACGTCGTCGAGGGCGACGGCCGCGCCGCCGCCGGGGAGCGGTTCGAAGGTTCCTGGCATGGAAGGTGTCCTCTGGATCAGGTTGGCAGTAGCGCCGAGTGCGTCTTGGCCTACCCGAGCGGGGTCATGGGGGAGCGACGACAACGCGGCTGGGGTCCCCCCTCTGGGGCAGTGCGTGCCGGACCCGCGACGCCGAGCTGATCCAGAGGAGGCCTGCCAAGGGGTTGCCGCTACTTCCGGTCCTGCGGGCGGGGGCGGGTCATTTCCGGTCCTGCTGGAGCGTGGCCCACAGACCGTAGCCGTGCATGGCCTGCACATCGCGCTCCATCTCCTCGCGGGATCCGCTGGAGACGACCGCCCGGCCCTTGTGGTGGACGTCGAGCATCAGCTTCGTGGCCTTGTCCTTCGAGTAGCCGAAGTACGTCTGGAAGACGTAGGTCACGTAGCTCATGAGGTTGACCGGGTCGTTGTGGACGATCGTGACCCAGGGGACGTCCGGCTCGGGGACGGCGAAGACCTCTTCCGCCGACTCGGTGCGTTCGATCTCTACGGGAGCGGGTGACGTCACACGGCCCATGCTGCCACGCACAGCATAAATCGTCACACTGACGCGAATGGGGGTACCATCCTCGCCATGCCGCATACACCGGGGGACAACCCCCGGACCCCCGGCCGGCCTGGGGGCGCCCTTGAAAGTCATAGCTAGGAGAACTGTCGTGGATGTAGCGGACCTTGGGCTGCCGGTGGATGTTCCCTCGACGGCGCTCTTCACGGACCAGTACGAGCTGACGATGCTGCAGGCCGCGCTGAAGGCGGGTACCGCCGAGCGGCGCAGCGTCTTCGAGGTCTTCACCCGGCGGCTGCCGGAGGGGCGGCGCTACGGCGTCGTCGCGGGCACCGGCCGGGTGCTGGACGCGGTGGAGAACTTCCGTTTCGACGCGGACGTCCTCGGTTTTCTGCGGGAGCGGAACATCGTGGACGAGGAGACCCTGGAGTGGCTCGCCTCCTATCGCTTCGGCGGCGACATCTGGGGCTACCCGGAGGGCGAGGTGTACTTCCCGGGCTCGCCGATCATGCGGGTGGAGGGCTCCTTCGCCGAGTGCGTGCTCCTGGAGACCGTGATCCTGTCGATCCTCAACCACGACTCCGCGATAGCCGCGGCCGCCTCCCGGATGTCCTCGGCCGCGGGCGACCGGCCGCTGATCGAGATGGGTGCCCGCCGCACCCACGAGTTGTCCGCCGTGGCCGCCTCCCGGGCCGCCTACGTCGGCGGCTTCGCGACCACCTCCGACCTCGCGGCCGGCTTCCGCTACGGCATCCCCACGGTGGGCACCTCCGCCCACGCCTTCACGCTGCTGCACGACCACGAGCGGGACGCCTTCCAGGCCCAGGTGGACTCGCTGGGCCGGGGCACCACCCTGCTCGTCGACACGTACGACGTCACCGAGGCCGTCCGTACGGCCGTCGAGGTCGCCGGACCAGAGCTGGGTGCCGTGCGCATCGACTCCGGCGACCTGCTCCTCGTCGCGCACCGGGTGCGGCAGCAGCTGGACGAGCTGGGCGCGACGAGCACACGGATCATCGTCACCTCCGACCTCGACGAGTACGCCATCGCCTCGCTGGCCGTGGCCCCGGTGGACGCGTACGGCGTGGGCACCCAGCTGGTGACGGGGTCGGGACATCCGACCGCCTCGATGGTCTACAAGCTGGTCGCGCGCGCCGAGTCGGACGATCCCAAGGCGCCGCT
This portion of the Streptomyces canus genome encodes:
- a CDS encoding MoaD/ThiS family protein — encoded protein: MAIEVRIPTILRTYTDGQKAVEGNGNTLAELFADLETRHAGVQARIVDGGELRRFVNVYLNDEDVRFLDGINTKLTDGDNVTILPAVAGGMA
- a CDS encoding PTS glucose/sucrose transporter subunit IIB, translating into MATKAEKIVAGLGGIDNIEEIEGCITRLRTEVVDPGKVDEAALKAAGAHGVVKMGTAIQVVIGTDADPIAAEIEDMM
- a CDS encoding putative leader peptide, producing MVSYDVSEKTPGSLLVARLHVDLCRLASAIC
- a CDS encoding type II toxin-antitoxin system PemK/MazF family toxin; the protein is MDTSWWLALAAVVLLALVATLVDGWGRGRRPKGRADRVGRPSGRTVVRPRPAEIWWANVPYEDGPGGKDRPCLVLAVHGKRVTVAKITSKYHDERSGVIPLPPGAVGDTQGRASFLETDELRAVPVGAFRRKVGVVDPVLWDQVRHLAT
- a CDS encoding GNAT family N-acetyltransferase, with amino-acid sequence MTADLNLRTATPTDRPAIERLWLMFKHDMSEFVGGVPNPDGAFRSERLEAAFSDSVDWAPYLISLSDRPVGFVFVRGLSRPTRVLNSFFVVRGVRRAGVGLWAVREVMARHPGEWEVAFQENNGRAVRFWRRVGEEFAPGAWTEERRPVPERPDLAPDCWISFRYPNP
- the rph gene encoding ribonuclease PH yields the protein MSRIDGRTPEQLRPITIERGWSKHAEGSVLVSFGDTKVFCTATFSEGVPRWRKGSGEGWVTAEYSMLPRATNTRGDRESVRGKIGGRTHEISRLIGRSLRAVIDYKALGENTIVLDCDVLQADGGTRTAAITGAYVALADAVAWAQGKKLIKAGRQPLTGTVSAVSVGIVGGVPLLDLCYEEDVRADTDMNVVCTGDGRFVEVQGTAEAEPFARDELNSLLDLAVSGCSELAVLQSKALDTVLER
- a CDS encoding MBL fold metallo-hydrolase produces the protein MKLTVVGCSGSFPSAESACSSYLVEADGFRLLLDMGNGALGELQRHCGLYDLDAIFLSHLHADHCIDMCAYFVARYYRHDGGRCDPIPVYGPEGTEHRLTTAYADTPTASSMSEVFDFHTVKPSTFDIGPFTVHTERVAHPVEAYGIRVEHGGKSLTYSGDTGLSPALTELARDTDLFLCEAAFTHGKEDIPDLHLNGREAGETAARAGVRRLVLTHIPPWTDPQVNLADARAVFDGPVELAAPRLAYDI
- a CDS encoding PTS transporter subunit EIIC, translated to MSTATAPSAAPAKKWGSGLFQGLQKVGRSLQLPIAVLPAAGILLRLGQPDVFGKDGLGWNKVAAVFMTAGDAVFSNLPLLFCVGIAIGFAKKSDGSTALAALVGFLVYKNVLTAFPIADAKITKGADVAATYNDPKVLGGIIMGLIAAVTWQRFHRTKLPDWLGFFNGRRLVPILMAFIGTAVGVFFGLVWEPIGEVITNFGEWMTGLGAVGAAIFGAINRALLPVGMHQFVNTVAWQEIGTFKDSSGAVWHGDLPRFFHGDPTAGQFMTGFFPIMMFALPAAALAITHTARPERRKAVGGMMMSLALTSFVTGITEPIEFSFMFIAPVLYVIHAVLTAVSMAVTWALGVHHGFSFSAGAIDYFLNWNLATKPWLIIPIGLVFAAIYYSVFRFAIIKWNLPTPGREPEEEVEDLTKA
- the rdgB gene encoding RdgB/HAM1 family non-canonical purine NTP pyrophosphatase, whose product is MTRLILATRNAGKITELHAILADAGLPFDLVGADAYPEIPDVKETGVTFAENALLKAHALAQATGLPAVADDSGLCVDVLNGAPGIFSARWSGTHGDDKANLTLLLAQLSDIADEHRGAHFACAAALALPDGTERVVEGQLKGVLRHTPTGTNGFGYDPILQPEGETRTCAELSPDEKNAISHRGKAFRALVPVVRELLG
- a CDS encoding HNH endonuclease, whose protein sequence is MDVQNSYSEEQLTSAVAEARNWTDLMRRLGLRTSGGQRRVLQGKVAEHGLDTSHFVKRSPWRKYPDAAIAEAAATSSSLREVAWKLGATPATGTLSHIRRRIHAADIDISHFPGINRPDLELPFTTEELRVAAAAATSVRGVARALGVPDDSRSRATLHRMMRARSISTEHFSHRRVPIPEDRLRDLVQNSTSYADVMRDLGLDVNDTNHRRVRRAAARLGLDTSHFTRRAWGRADRPAPAPTAHRVLVVLPDHAGRTNRIQLHRALTEIGVPYACETCGNTGQWLGQPITLQIDHVNGEWRDNRRENLRYLCPNCHALTETWCRQKERRPLAG
- a CDS encoding PLP-dependent cysteine synthase family protein translates to MRYDSPLAAVGNTPLVRLPRLSPSADVRIWAKLEDRNPTGSVKDRPALHMIEQAEKDGRLTPGCTILEPTSGNTGISLAMAAKLKGYRIVCVMPENTSQERRDLLAMWGAEIISSPAAGGSNTAVRVAKELSAEHPDWVMLYQYGNPDNAGAHYATTGPEILADLPSVTHFVAGLGTTGTLMGVGRYLREHRPDVKIVAAEPRYDDLVYGLRNLDEGFVPELYDASVLTTRFSVGSADAVTRTRELLQQEGIFAGVSTGAALHAAIGVGTKAVKAGESADIVFVVADGGWKYLSTGVYTAATTEEAIETLQGQLWA